In Mesorhizobium sp. 113-3-3, a genomic segment contains:
- a CDS encoding dipeptide ABC transporter ATP-binding protein yields the protein MSSVLNVERLSVSYAGARRIHRAVDDISLSIGQGEALGLVGESGSGKSSVALAVLRYLPRHARVEAAQLAFENREIRNLSADQLRRLRGDRIAAVYQHPGSALNPSMTIGGQITETILRHRPMHHDDALGRAAQLLSRVRVGNPERVLRLYPHELSGGMQQRANIAIAIALDPALLVMDEPTTALDASVQSEIIAILDDLRREHRTSILLISHDINLIRRSCDRVSVMQAGSIVETGAAADVFDNPRHAYTRALVAAIPTLSRTKRDGRLAEDASPVDLASDVPAREQTESALPALEHKIAVSCRGIKQSFGGQPVLHGIDLDIASGETFGLIGESGSGKSTLARIVTGLQPPTAGTVALFGKTVAPLVERRQASERRDVQMVFQSPDRTLNPRQRIGRILGRPLRRLAGLPRRAVPQRISDLLASVRLARTTSEQKPGTLSGGQRQRTAIARAFAGLPRLVVLDEPTSALDVSVQATVLNLLNDLQKKEDTAYLFISHDLRVVRYMADRIGVLYRGRLVETGSSDQIFAGPNHPYTQMLLAASSNDGQATTLAEAQTALEAGPGGCAFAGRCPLADAGCHAAQPVAKEIASGHFIACWKRAG from the coding sequence ATGTCTTCAGTCTTGAATGTCGAGCGCCTCTCCGTTTCCTATGCCGGAGCCAGGCGCATCCATCGCGCGGTCGATGACATTTCGCTCTCCATCGGCCAGGGCGAAGCGCTCGGGCTGGTCGGCGAATCCGGTTCGGGCAAGAGCTCGGTGGCGCTGGCGGTGCTGCGCTATCTGCCCAGGCATGCCCGGGTCGAGGCCGCGCAGTTGGCCTTCGAAAACCGCGAGATCCGCAACCTCTCCGCCGACCAGCTGCGTCGGCTGCGCGGTGACCGCATCGCCGCCGTCTACCAGCATCCGGGCTCGGCGCTGAACCCGAGCATGACCATTGGCGGCCAGATCACCGAGACGATCCTGCGCCATCGCCCGATGCATCACGACGATGCGCTTGGCCGTGCGGCCCAACTTCTGAGCCGCGTGCGAGTCGGCAACCCCGAACGCGTGCTGCGGCTCTATCCGCATGAACTGTCGGGCGGCATGCAGCAGCGCGCCAACATCGCCATTGCCATCGCGCTGGACCCCGCACTGCTGGTGATGGACGAGCCGACCACGGCGCTCGACGCCAGCGTCCAGTCCGAGATCATCGCCATCCTCGACGATCTGCGCCGCGAGCACCGCACCTCGATCCTGCTGATCAGCCACGACATCAACCTGATCCGCCGCTCCTGCGACCGGGTGTCGGTGATGCAGGCCGGCTCGATTGTCGAAACCGGTGCCGCCGCTGACGTGTTCGACAACCCGCGCCACGCCTATACACGAGCGCTGGTCGCCGCCATTCCCACGCTCAGCCGCACCAAGCGCGACGGCAGGCTGGCCGAGGATGCCAGCCCGGTGGACCTGGCTTCGGACGTGCCGGCCCGCGAGCAAACGGAAAGCGCCCTGCCCGCATTGGAGCACAAAATCGCCGTCTCTTGCCGTGGGATAAAGCAATCCTTCGGAGGCCAGCCGGTGCTGCACGGCATCGACCTCGACATCGCCAGTGGCGAGACTTTTGGGCTGATCGGCGAATCCGGTTCCGGCAAATCGACGCTGGCCCGCATCGTCACCGGCCTGCAGCCGCCGACGGCGGGCACGGTCGCGCTGTTCGGCAAGACCGTGGCGCCGCTGGTCGAGCGGCGGCAGGCGAGCGAGCGGCGCGACGTGCAGATGGTGTTCCAGTCGCCCGACCGCACGCTCAATCCGCGCCAGCGCATCGGCCGCATCCTCGGCCGCCCGTTGCGCCGCCTGGCCGGCCTGCCGCGCCGCGCCGTGCCGCAGCGCATCAGTGACCTCCTGGCATCGGTCCGCCTCGCCCGCACGACATCGGAGCAGAAACCCGGCACACTCTCAGGCGGCCAGCGCCAGCGCACGGCCATTGCGCGCGCCTTCGCCGGCCTGCCGCGGCTGGTGGTCCTGGACGAGCCGACCTCGGCGCTCGACGTCTCGGTGCAGGCGACCGTGCTCAACCTGCTCAACGACCTGCAGAAGAAAGAGGATACCGCCTACCTCTTCATCAGCCACGATCTGAGGGTCGTGCGCTACATGGCCGACCGCATCGGCGTGCTCTATCGCGGCCGCCTGGTCGAGACCGGTTCCTCCGACCAGATCTTCGCCGGCCCCAACCATCCCTACACGCAGATGCTGTTGGCCGCGTCTTCCAACGATGGCCAAGCGACGACCCTGGCCGAAGCGCAGACGGCCCTCGAAGCCGGCCCCGGCGGCTGCGCCTTCGCGGGCCGCTGCCCGCTGGCGGACGCCGGCTGCCATGCCGCCCAACCGGTGGCCAAGGAGATTGCATCAGGCCATTTCATCGCCTGCTGGAAGCGCGCCGGCTAA
- a CDS encoding LLM class flavin-dependent oxidoreductase, protein MSHMILSAFFFNPQGDHRMAWRHPRAPGREVLDFDYYRELVQAAERARIDTIFVADHVSIWDSVKSGVAHYANARLEPLTLLSALAAVTKHIGLITTASSSYSEPYNVARLFASLDHLSKGRASWNVVTSAMDEEARNFGRDGNIEHAFRYERAGEFLDIVKALWDSWEDESLLIDKETGYFADPDKVHPIDHKGKHFKVRGPLNVSRPPQGHPLIVQAGSSEDGKNFATAQADAHFAIYSTREDGIKYRQDINERLARHGRRPESFKILPGILPIVAASEAEGRDKQEYLQSLLPDQVGIDLLSSWSGVDLSAYPPDGPLPPLPDESTFNGGRTSLNRVKQWSKQNLSLRDIARKLANSGSVPNVAGTPKQIADQLEDWFVAGAADGFNLMFPLLPEDWVNFAEQVVPELQRRGLVPTEYAPGTLRDRFGLARPANRFAEQRANARAVS, encoded by the coding sequence ATGTCGCACATGATCCTCAGCGCGTTCTTCTTCAACCCGCAGGGCGACCACCGCATGGCCTGGCGCCACCCCCGCGCGCCGGGCCGCGAAGTGCTCGATTTCGACTATTATCGCGAACTGGTGCAGGCGGCCGAACGGGCACGCATCGACACCATCTTCGTCGCCGACCACGTGTCGATCTGGGATTCGGTCAAGAGCGGCGTCGCGCATTACGCCAATGCCCGCCTCGAACCGTTGACGCTGCTGTCGGCGCTGGCCGCGGTGACCAAACATATCGGCCTGATCACCACGGCGTCGAGCTCCTACAGCGAGCCCTACAATGTCGCGCGGCTGTTCGCCTCGCTCGACCATCTCAGCAAGGGCAGGGCGTCGTGGAACGTCGTCACCTCGGCGATGGACGAGGAGGCGCGCAATTTCGGCCGAGACGGCAATATCGAACACGCCTTCCGCTATGAGCGGGCCGGCGAATTCCTCGATATCGTCAAGGCGCTGTGGGACAGCTGGGAAGACGAGTCGCTCCTCATCGACAAGGAGACGGGCTATTTCGCCGATCCCGACAAGGTCCATCCGATCGACCACAAGGGCAAGCACTTCAAGGTGCGCGGGCCGCTCAACGTGTCGCGGCCGCCGCAGGGCCATCCGCTGATCGTCCAGGCCGGTTCGTCCGAGGACGGCAAGAATTTCGCCACGGCGCAAGCCGATGCGCATTTCGCCATCTACAGCACCAGGGAAGACGGCATCAAGTACCGCCAGGACATCAACGAGCGGCTGGCGCGCCATGGCCGGCGGCCGGAAAGCTTCAAGATCCTGCCCGGCATCCTGCCCATCGTCGCCGCTTCGGAGGCCGAAGGCCGCGACAAGCAGGAGTATCTGCAGAGCCTGCTGCCCGACCAGGTCGGCATCGACCTGTTGTCGAGCTGGAGCGGCGTCGACCTTTCGGCCTATCCGCCGGACGGACCGCTGCCGCCGCTGCCGGACGAGAGCACCTTCAATGGCGGGCGCACCTCGCTCAACCGCGTCAAGCAATGGTCGAAGCAGAATCTCAGCCTGCGCGACATTGCCCGCAAGCTCGCCAACAGCGGCTCGGTGCCGAACGTTGCCGGCACGCCGAAGCAGATCGCCGACCAGCTCGAGGACTGGTTCGTCGCGGGTGCGGCCGACGGCTTCAACCTGATGTTCCCGCTGCTGCCCGAGGACTGGGTGAATTTCGCCGAACAGGTGGTGCCGGAATTGCAGCGTCGCGGCCTCGTCCCGACCGAATACGCGCCGGGCACCTTGCGCGACCGTTTCGGGCTTGCCCGCCCCGCCAACCGCTTCGCCGAGCAGCGCGCCAATGCGCGCGCCGTATCCTGA
- a CDS encoding DUF427 domain-containing protein: MTAAPNLQPREASAPRLVNVLHSPKRVRVKFGGRTIADSRNVLVLRSNHFLPIYFFPPSSVDVSVLKPSAHREPHAVGGETAYWDIDSGDRRAANAAWSFTAPPDENLSPLAGRIAFTWKAVDQWFEEEEEVFVHARDPYARIDVLHSSSHVQVWFDGDIIADSKRPVLLFETLLPTRFYLPPDDVRLERLTASNSTTRCPYKGIASYWSGLLKDGSVRPDIAWSYRDPIDEMPKVKGLIAFYPQAVDRIHLDGQPA, encoded by the coding sequence ATGACCGCCGCACCAAACCTCCAGCCCCGCGAAGCCAGCGCTCCGCGCCTCGTCAATGTGCTGCACAGCCCCAAGCGCGTGCGCGTCAAATTCGGCGGCCGCACCATCGCCGACAGCCGCAACGTGCTGGTGCTGCGTTCCAACCATTTCCTGCCGATCTATTTCTTCCCGCCGTCCTCGGTCGATGTGTCGGTGCTGAAACCTTCCGCGCACCGCGAGCCGCACGCGGTCGGCGGCGAGACCGCCTATTGGGACATAGACAGCGGCGACAGGCGCGCCGCCAATGCGGCGTGGTCGTTCACGGCACCGCCGGACGAAAATCTTTCGCCGCTTGCCGGCCGCATCGCCTTCACCTGGAAAGCGGTCGACCAGTGGTTCGAGGAGGAAGAGGAAGTCTTCGTCCACGCCCGCGATCCCTATGCGCGCATCGACGTGCTGCACAGTTCCAGCCATGTGCAGGTCTGGTTCGACGGCGACATCATCGCCGACAGCAAGCGCCCGGTGCTGCTGTTCGAGACCCTTCTGCCGACGCGGTTCTATCTGCCGCCGGATGATGTCCGGCTGGAGCGGCTGACGGCGTCCAATTCGACGACGCGATGTCCCTACAAGGGCATCGCCTCCTACTGGTCGGGTCTTTTGAAGGACGGTTCGGTTCGGCCGGACATTGCCTGGAGCTACCGCGACCCGATCGACGAAATGCCGAAAGTCAAAGGGCTGATCGCCTTCTATCCGCAAGCGGTCGACCGCATCCATCTCGACGGCCAGCCGGCCTGA
- a CDS encoding ABC transporter substrate-binding protein, which translates to MTKRSDIDLLRNQSTRGHTGDIWNVAVDEYAQGFLKRRDLLKYAALLGLAGFAASQGLFTPGAARAATPGGTVRVGLGQPTKAIDPVTITDPASIGVISQVGEYLILDDPKDGLQPKLAVSWEADETAKRWTFKLRPGVKFHDGRTVTAKDVVASFERLVDPASGSSALSAYKGILSKGGAKVVDDETVAFDLDQSNSNFPFYVSSDVYNAVIVPSDYAGDFEKTFNGTGPFKLESFRPKQGASFVRNPDYWGDKALPDRVEIKFFDDEQAQVLALQAGQLDVIPSTTRLELAIEGNPNFKLLSVQASSHDPAHLRTDQAPFTDKRVRRALALTIDREAVVKGLLKGRAVVGNDTPFAPIFPSADPSVPQRKQDITEAKRLLGEAGVPNGFEVTLTTERAYDIPDYAVIIQNFAKKAGIDIKLNVLPQDAYYGSATFGSSPWLDSNLGITDFGHRGTPDIFLNATLKSSGAWNAAHFNNPDYDALLIDYGKARDLQAQRVAAGKIQTLLLDETPLIISYFSQYSRIVSSKVEGVRFTAISHLLLDKVSFV; encoded by the coding sequence ATGACGAAACGTTCCGACATCGATCTTCTGCGCAACCAGTCGACGCGCGGCCACACAGGCGACATCTGGAATGTCGCGGTGGACGAATATGCGCAAGGCTTCCTCAAGCGCCGCGACCTCCTGAAATACGCCGCACTCCTCGGCCTCGCCGGCTTTGCCGCCTCGCAGGGCCTGTTCACGCCGGGCGCGGCACGCGCGGCGACACCTGGGGGCACGGTCCGCGTCGGCCTCGGCCAGCCGACCAAGGCGATCGATCCCGTCACCATCACCGACCCGGCCAGCATCGGCGTGATCAGCCAGGTCGGCGAATATCTGATCCTCGACGATCCCAAGGACGGACTGCAGCCGAAGCTTGCGGTCTCGTGGGAAGCCGACGAGACGGCCAAGCGCTGGACGTTCAAATTGCGGCCGGGCGTGAAATTCCACGATGGCCGCACGGTCACGGCCAAGGACGTGGTGGCGAGCTTCGAACGGCTGGTCGATCCGGCCAGCGGCTCGTCGGCGCTGTCGGCCTATAAGGGCATCCTCTCCAAGGGCGGCGCCAAGGTCGTCGACGACGAAACCGTCGCCTTCGATCTCGACCAGTCGAACAGCAATTTCCCGTTCTACGTTTCCTCCGATGTCTACAACGCCGTCATCGTGCCATCAGACTATGCCGGCGATTTCGAGAAGACGTTCAACGGCACCGGACCTTTCAAGCTGGAGTCCTTCCGTCCCAAGCAGGGCGCCAGCTTCGTGCGCAACCCGGACTATTGGGGCGACAAAGCGCTGCCCGACCGGGTCGAGATCAAGTTCTTCGACGACGAGCAGGCGCAGGTGCTGGCCTTGCAGGCCGGCCAGCTCGACGTGATCCCTTCCACCACGCGGTTGGAGCTGGCGATCGAGGGCAATCCCAATTTCAAGCTGCTCAGTGTGCAGGCCAGCTCGCATGATCCGGCGCATCTGCGAACCGACCAGGCGCCGTTCACCGACAAGCGCGTGCGCCGCGCGCTGGCGCTGACCATCGACCGCGAGGCGGTGGTCAAGGGTCTGCTGAAGGGCCGCGCCGTCGTCGGCAACGACACGCCGTTCGCGCCGATCTTCCCATCGGCCGATCCGTCGGTGCCGCAGCGCAAGCAGGACATCACCGAAGCCAAGCGGCTGCTTGGCGAGGCCGGCGTGCCCAACGGCTTCGAGGTGACGCTGACCACCGAGCGCGCCTACGACATTCCCGACTATGCCGTGATCATCCAGAACTTCGCCAAGAAGGCCGGCATCGACATCAAGCTCAACGTGCTGCCGCAGGATGCTTATTACGGCTCGGCGACGTTCGGCAGTTCGCCATGGCTGGACTCCAATCTCGGCATCACCGATTTCGGCCATCGCGGCACGCCCGACATCTTCCTCAACGCGACGCTGAAGAGCTCGGGCGCCTGGAACGCGGCGCATTTCAACAATCCGGATTATGACGCGCTGCTCATCGACTACGGCAAGGCTCGCGACCTGCAGGCGCAGCGCGTGGCCGCCGGCAAGATCCAGACGCTGCTGCTCGACGAGACGCCGCTGATCATCAGCTATTTCTCGCAATACAGCCGCATCGTCTCCTCGAAGGTCGAGGGCGTGCGCTTCACCGCCATCTCGCACCTGCTGCTCGACAAGGTGTCGTTCGTGTGA
- a CDS encoding ABC transporter permease has product MAIVRPLVARAGSLLLTLWLVSALVFLAGQVLPGDVGRVMLGPFADAQAVAELNRKLGTDQPILAQYWHWFSLAIRGDFGDSLSMRAPVAPFVLSGIKNSAALAGVVLLFLVPIGIGAGVVAGLRSGSLADRLIVLTGVSLSIVPDFVSGLLLLMVFGLWLAWFPISGAAPDGAGFWTSSYHLILPALPLVLNLIGYVARMTRAGVIDARAADYTRTAILKGLTPSQVLFKHVLRNALVPTVAVIATQSGFLLGGLVVIEALFGIQGLGNLVLSAAKARDFPMLEAGVLVMAAIFVSTAAIGDLLQALLDPRQRRRSAP; this is encoded by the coding sequence ATGGCGATCGTGCGGCCGCTGGTGGCACGCGCCGGCTCGCTGCTTCTGACGCTGTGGCTGGTCAGCGCGCTGGTCTTCCTCGCCGGGCAAGTGCTGCCCGGCGACGTCGGCCGCGTCATGCTCGGCCCGTTCGCCGACGCACAGGCCGTCGCCGAGCTGAACCGCAAGCTCGGCACCGACCAGCCAATCCTTGCGCAGTATTGGCACTGGTTCAGCCTGGCGATCAGGGGTGATTTCGGCGACTCGCTGTCGATGCGCGCGCCGGTGGCGCCGTTCGTCCTGTCTGGTATCAAGAATTCCGCGGCACTGGCCGGTGTCGTGCTGCTGTTCCTGGTGCCGATTGGCATCGGTGCCGGCGTCGTCGCGGGCCTGCGCTCGGGGAGCCTTGCCGACAGGCTGATCGTGCTGACCGGCGTCTCGCTCTCTATCGTGCCGGACTTCGTCTCCGGCCTGCTTTTGCTGATGGTCTTCGGCCTGTGGCTGGCCTGGTTTCCGATCTCCGGTGCGGCGCCGGATGGGGCCGGCTTCTGGACGTCCAGCTACCACCTCATCCTGCCGGCGCTGCCGCTGGTGCTGAACCTGATCGGCTATGTCGCGCGCATGACCAGGGCAGGGGTGATCGACGCGCGCGCGGCGGACTATACGCGCACCGCGATCCTCAAGGGTCTCACCCCCTCGCAGGTGTTGTTCAAGCATGTGCTGCGCAACGCGCTGGTGCCGACGGTGGCGGTCATCGCCACACAAAGCGGCTTCCTGCTTGGCGGGCTGGTGGTGATCGAGGCCCTGTTCGGCATTCAGGGGCTCGGCAATCTGGTGCTCAGTGCCGCCAAGGCGCGCGACTTTCCGATGCTCGAGGCCGGGGTTCTGGTGATGGCGGCCATCTTCGTGTCGACGGCGGCGATCGGCGATCTCCTGCAAGCGCTGCTCGACCCGCGCCAGCGCCGGCGAAGCGCGCCATGA
- a CDS encoding ABC transporter permease, whose product MTDLAQSPMRGDIRLSWIGRLRGLVPDVAPSTVIGSAVLLFWVVCAIAGAQFVPFDPYAEDFLSMMTPPDAVHWFGTDQLGRDVLSRIIVGSRDILLVAPVATLAGVTAGSVIGLVLGTFGGMVDAVGARLLDAVMSLPFIVLVTMALVAIGPSNLTVILVIGLAYAPLVARTVRTAAREQRERDYVSAARLAGEGRLAIMFLEILPNVRETILIELITRLGYAFFSIATLSFLGLGIQPPSADWGLAIADGYGFLTGGKWWVVVFNSAAIISLVMATNLIAQGIGAFENGDR is encoded by the coding sequence ATGACCGATCTCGCCCAGTCTCCCATGCGCGGCGACATCAGGCTCTCCTGGATCGGCCGGCTGCGTGGCCTTGTGCCAGACGTGGCGCCCTCGACAGTGATCGGCTCGGCGGTGCTGCTGTTCTGGGTCGTATGTGCGATTGCCGGCGCGCAATTCGTGCCGTTCGATCCCTATGCCGAGGATTTCCTGTCGATGATGACGCCGCCCGACGCGGTGCACTGGTTCGGCACCGACCAGCTCGGCCGCGACGTGCTTTCGCGCATCATCGTCGGCTCGCGCGACATCCTTTTGGTGGCGCCGGTGGCGACGCTGGCCGGCGTCACCGCCGGCAGCGTCATCGGCCTGGTGCTCGGCACGTTTGGCGGCATGGTCGACGCCGTCGGCGCGCGGCTGCTCGATGCCGTCATGTCCCTGCCTTTCATCGTTCTGGTGACGATGGCGCTGGTGGCGATCGGCCCGTCCAACCTCACCGTCATCCTGGTGATCGGCCTTGCCTATGCGCCGCTGGTGGCGCGCACCGTGCGCACCGCCGCGCGCGAACAGCGCGAGCGCGACTATGTCAGCGCCGCCCGGCTTGCCGGCGAAGGACGGTTGGCGATCATGTTTCTCGAGATCCTGCCCAATGTCCGGGAAACCATCCTGATCGAGCTCATCACCCGGCTCGGCTATGCCTTCTTTTCGATCGCGACGCTGAGCTTCCTCGGCCTCGGCATCCAGCCGCCTTCGGCCGACTGGGGGCTGGCCATCGCCGATGGCTACGGCTTTCTCACCGGCGGCAAATGGTGGGTAGTGGTGTTCAATTCAGCCGCGATCATCTCGCTGGTGATGGCCACCAACCTCATCGCGCAAGGCATTGGGGCGTTTGAGAACGGCGATAGATGA
- a CDS encoding response regulator — protein MTTQSLVTVLVVEDEAFLLFAIADELREAGFNVLEASNADQAIHILESRQDIAILFTDIDMPGSMDGLRLSAAVRDRWPPVKIIITSGKQQPARDAMPSGGVFLPKPYAPEAVAATIQGLLD, from the coding sequence ATGACCACCCAGAGCCTCGTCACCGTCCTCGTCGTCGAAGACGAAGCCTTTCTGCTGTTTGCCATCGCCGATGAACTGCGCGAGGCGGGGTTCAACGTGCTGGAGGCGAGCAATGCAGACCAGGCGATCCATATACTGGAGAGCCGGCAAGACATCGCCATCCTGTTCACTGACATCGACATGCCCGGCTCCATGGACGGACTGCGCCTGTCCGCGGCCGTGCGCGACCGCTGGCCGCCGGTCAAGATCATCATCACGTCGGGCAAGCAACAGCCCGCCCGGGACGCGATGCCGAGCGGCGGCGTCTTCCTGCCAAAGCCCTATGCGCCGGAAGCCGTGGCGGCGACCATCCAGGGCCTGCTCGACTAA
- a CDS encoding PAS domain S-box protein: MPATSTNVIDDRRHAFLAGGGELGRLIAAFDWASTSIGPIEVWPQSLKTAVSLILRSRVPIVMLWGEDGVMIYNDGYSEFAGGRHPQLLGSKVREGWPEVADFNDNIMKVCLGSGGTLAYREQVLTLNRTGRPEQVWLDLDYSPVLDESGEPAGVIAIVIETTGKVAAERWRAGERDRQRQMFEQAPGFMAMLSGPQHVVELTNAAYMQLVGHRDIVGLPIRQALPEIEGQGFFELLDRVFTSGEAFVGYALKAELQRTPGAPIEDRFIDLVYQPVRNPAGEVFGIFVQGVDVTDRLIAEQALRRSETQFRTFAEAMPNHVWTATPEGLLDWFNPRVYDYSGAKPGELDGHDWADIVHPDDIVAAAEKWQQVLAAGTFYETEFRLRRHDGIYRWFIARAVPIRDADGVILRWIGTNTDIDDQKQAAQALLQSERRLQLSQNAAGIAALELDIASGTVVGSEGFWGLWGLSPRESVHISVLEDIVIPEDKDVRSNRQTREEGTAVPAVEYRIRRPDTGELRWLSRHIDFVHDETGKPVKMFGVMQDVTDRREAQARQELLTHELEHRIKNILAMVAAIASQTLRNTDIATASATFNERLRALANAHDILNKTRWTSASIREVVDNTIATFPLEQISISGPALPINPKMALTLALAVNELATNALKYGALSTPEGKVSIEWSLQPSIEASGEKRLVWRWRESGGPPVTPPSRRGFGRFLIERVFGTDFGGSVQIDYHPGGVECVLNAPAPQLPTEPY, from the coding sequence ATGCCAGCAACCAGCACAAACGTGATAGACGATCGTCGTCATGCCTTTCTCGCCGGCGGCGGCGAGCTCGGCCGCCTGATCGCGGCGTTCGACTGGGCCTCGACCTCGATAGGACCGATCGAGGTCTGGCCGCAGAGTCTGAAGACAGCGGTCTCGCTGATCCTGCGCTCGCGGGTGCCGATCGTCATGCTGTGGGGCGAGGACGGTGTCATGATCTACAATGACGGCTATTCGGAATTCGCCGGCGGCCGCCATCCGCAATTGCTCGGCTCGAAAGTGCGCGAAGGCTGGCCCGAGGTGGCCGACTTCAACGACAACATCATGAAGGTGTGCCTGGGCAGCGGCGGCACGCTCGCCTATCGCGAACAGGTGCTGACGCTGAACCGCACCGGCAGGCCCGAGCAGGTCTGGCTCGATCTCGACTATTCGCCTGTGCTCGACGAAAGCGGCGAGCCGGCCGGCGTCATCGCCATCGTCATCGAGACGACCGGCAAGGTTGCCGCCGAGCGCTGGCGCGCCGGCGAGCGCGACCGCCAGCGCCAGATGTTCGAACAGGCGCCGGGCTTCATGGCCATGCTCTCCGGTCCGCAGCATGTCGTCGAACTGACCAATGCCGCCTACATGCAGCTCGTCGGCCACCGCGATATTGTCGGCCTGCCAATCCGCCAAGCCTTGCCGGAGATCGAGGGCCAGGGCTTTTTCGAATTGCTCGACCGGGTGTTCACCTCCGGCGAGGCGTTCGTCGGCTACGCGCTGAAGGCCGAGTTGCAACGCACGCCGGGTGCGCCGATCGAAGACCGCTTCATCGACCTCGTCTATCAACCGGTGCGCAATCCGGCCGGCGAGGTTTTCGGCATCTTCGTGCAAGGGGTTGACGTCACCGACCGGCTGATCGCCGAGCAGGCGCTGCGCCGGAGCGAGACGCAATTCCGCACCTTCGCCGAGGCGATGCCGAACCACGTCTGGACGGCGACACCGGAAGGGCTCCTCGACTGGTTCAACCCGCGCGTCTACGATTATTCCGGTGCGAAGCCGGGCGAGCTTGACGGTCATGACTGGGCCGACATCGTGCATCCCGACGACATCGTCGCAGCCGCCGAAAAGTGGCAGCAGGTGCTGGCTGCCGGCACGTTCTACGAGACCGAGTTCCGGCTGCGCCGGCATGACGGCATCTATCGCTGGTTCATCGCCCGCGCCGTCCCGATCCGCGACGCCGACGGCGTCATCCTGCGCTGGATCGGCACCAACACCGATATCGACGATCAAAAGCAGGCGGCCCAGGCCCTGCTGCAGAGCGAACGCCGCTTGCAGCTGTCACAGAATGCCGCCGGCATTGCGGCGCTCGAACTCGATATCGCCAGCGGGACCGTGGTCGGGTCCGAGGGCTTCTGGGGTCTCTGGGGGCTGTCGCCGCGCGAGAGCGTGCACATCTCCGTGCTGGAAGACATCGTCATTCCGGAGGACAAGGACGTCCGCTCCAACCGGCAGACGCGGGAAGAAGGCACCGCCGTGCCTGCCGTGGAATACCGCATCCGCCGCCCCGATACCGGCGAATTGCGCTGGCTGTCGCGTCACATCGACTTTGTCCACGACGAGACCGGCAAGCCGGTCAAGATGTTCGGCGTCATGCAGGACGTCACCGACCGGCGCGAGGCGCAGGCGCGGCAGGAACTGCTCACCCACGAACTTGAACATCGCATCAAGAACATACTGGCGATGGTCGCGGCCATCGCTTCGCAAACGCTACGCAACACAGATATCGCCACCGCGAGCGCCACTTTCAACGAGCGTCTGCGCGCGCTGGCCAACGCCCACGACATATTGAACAAGACCCGCTGGACCAGCGCCTCGATCCGCGAGGTGGTCGACAACACCATCGCCACCTTCCCGCTCGAACAGATTTCGATTTCCGGCCCGGCGCTGCCGATCAATCCGAAGATGGCGCTGACGCTGGCGCTCGCCGTCAACGAACTGGCCACCAACGCGCTGAAATACGGCGCGCTGTCGACACCCGAAGGCAAGGTGTCGATCGAATGGTCCTTGCAGCCATCGATCGAGGCATCAGGCGAAAAGCGGCTGGTCTGGCGCTGGCGCGAAAGCGGCGGGCCGCCGGTCACGCCGCCGAGCCGCCGCGGCTTCGGCCGATTCCTGATCGAGCGCGTCTTCGGCACAGACTTCGGCGGGTCGGTCCAGATCGACTACCATCCCGGCGGCGTCGAATGCGTGTTGAACGCACCGGCACCCCAATTGCCGACAGAACCGTACTGA